The following coding sequences are from one Salinicoccus sp. Bachu38 window:
- a CDS encoding M20/M25/M40 family metallo-hydrolase — protein sequence MDFRNVINANKESYLDELFEVLKQKSISAQNVGIRECAELMMEKLKDAGMQHVELMETEIHPVVYGEYFVSDDAPTILIYGHYDVQPPDPLEEWHSPPFEPTIRDGKIYARGAGDNKGQIMAQILAIRTYLEAEGELPVNVKFLIEGEEEIGSVNLDTFVAQNRGKFEADLVYTSDGPMLPEGHPYVLLGVRGMLYVELEAREAAFDNHSGNKGNIVPNPAWKLMDLLRTMRDADGQVLIEGFYDTVKAPTARELELIESLPFDLDEVRRNVGHEGIELTKAEYYRKLCFEPTFNISGFTSGYGGEGAKTIIPQDAKVKIDMRLVMDQDPDIIFELIRDHVAKHAPDIIVKKLGQMSPSRSSADLPFIEPIRKAAEASFGKEAFIQPSLGGSLPDAVWTKVLGTPSVIVPYANVDEANHSPNENLVVEHFYSGIETTCRVIAEMKNIKL from the coding sequence ATGGATTTCAGAAATGTCATCAATGCAAACAAGGAAAGTTATCTGGATGAACTGTTCGAGGTGTTGAAGCAGAAGAGCATCAGTGCACAGAACGTAGGCATCAGGGAGTGTGCGGAACTGATGATGGAGAAGCTAAAAGATGCCGGCATGCAGCATGTGGAGCTGATGGAGACGGAAATCCATCCGGTCGTCTATGGGGAATATTTTGTGTCGGATGATGCGCCGACGATACTGATCTATGGACACTATGACGTCCAGCCGCCGGATCCGCTCGAGGAATGGCACAGTCCACCTTTTGAGCCGACGATTCGTGACGGCAAGATATATGCCCGCGGTGCCGGGGACAACAAGGGTCAGATCATGGCCCAGATTCTGGCCATCCGGACCTACCTTGAAGCGGAAGGTGAGCTGCCGGTGAATGTGAAGTTCCTGATCGAAGGCGAGGAGGAGATCGGCAGTGTGAACCTCGATACATTCGTGGCACAAAACAGAGGAAAGTTCGAAGCGGATCTTGTCTACACTTCCGACGGTCCGATGCTGCCGGAAGGCCATCCGTACGTACTCCTCGGTGTCCGGGGGATGCTGTATGTGGAGCTGGAAGCGCGTGAAGCGGCCTTCGACAACCATTCCGGGAATAAAGGGAACATTGTGCCGAATCCGGCCTGGAAACTGATGGACCTCCTCCGTACGATGCGTGATGCGGATGGGCAGGTGCTGATCGAAGGATTCTATGACACTGTGAAAGCACCGACTGCACGGGAATTGGAGCTGATTGAAAGTCTGCCGTTCGATCTGGATGAAGTAAGGAGGAATGTCGGCCACGAGGGCATCGAACTGACGAAAGCGGAGTACTATAGGAAGTTATGCTTCGAGCCGACCTTCAACATCTCGGGTTTTACCAGCGGCTACGGCGGGGAAGGGGCGAAGACGATCATTCCCCAGGATGCCAAAGTGAAAATTGATATGCGTCTCGTCATGGACCAGGATCCGGATATCATTTTTGAACTTATCCGAGATCATGTGGCCAAACATGCACCGGATATCATAGTGAAGAAGCTCGGCCAGATGTCTCCTTCCAGATCATCCGCCGATCTGCCGTTCATCGAACCCATCCGGAAAGCTGCCGAAGCGTCATTCGGGAAGGAAGCGTTCATCCAACCGAGTCTCGGCGGCAGCCTGCCGGACGCCGTATGGACGAAAGTGCTCGGCACACCATCGGTCATCGTCCCATATGCCAATGTAGACGAGGCCAACCATTCGCCGAATGAGAACCTGGTGGTGGAGCATTTCTACAGCGGCATTGAGACGACATGCCGGGTGATTGCTGAAATGAAGAATATCAAACTATGA